DNA from Kineosporiaceae bacterium:
GGCCTGCCGGCCGGGACGGCGCCACTGCGGCATCGGGTCGGCTATGTGACGCAGGACCCGAGTGTCTACGCCGACCTGACCATCGCCGAGAACCTGCGCTATTTCGCTGCCGTCGTCGGCACACCTCGTAGCGGGCTGGGCGCCGAGGTCGCCCGGGTGCTCGACCTGGTCGACCTGGCCGATCACGCCGATTCGACCGTCCAGAACCTGTCCGGCGGGCAGGCCTCGCGGGTCTCGCTCGCGGCCGCCCTGGTGGGCACCCCCGAGCTGCTCGTGCTCGACGAGCCCACCGTCGGTCTCGACCCGGTGCTGCGCCGCGACCTGTGGGCGATCTTCCGGCGGCTCGCCGACAGCGGCGTCACGCTGTTGGTGTCGAGCCACGTGATGGACGAGGCGGTGCGCTGTGACCGGTTGTTGCTCATGCGCGCCGGTCGGATGCTGGCCGACGACACCCTGGACGGCGTGCTGGCCGCCACTGGTGCCCCGGACGTCGAGCAGGCCTTCCTCGCCCTGGTCGACCGGGCCGTCGATGCCGCGGACGCCGCCGGGGAACCTGCTCGAGGCCGCCATGCCGCCGATGGTGCGGCAGAGGTTGCGGAGGAGTCCCGATGAAGCCGTCGCTGACCATGGCCACCGCCGCCCGGGTGTTGCGTCAGTTGCGCCACGACCACCGCACCATGGGGTTGCTGATCGTCGCACCCTGCGTGCTGATGGGCCTGCTGGCCTGGATCTACCAGAACACCCCGGTGTTCGATCGGATCGGGGCGCCCTTGCTCGGCATGTTCCCGTTCCTGGTGATGTTCCTGGTGACCAGCATCGCCACGTTGCGCGAGCGGCAGTCGGGCACGTTGGAGCGGTTGCTGGCGATGCCGCTGGGCAAGGCGGATCTGCTGGCCGGGTACGCGCTGGCCTTCGGCCTGGTGGCCACCGTGCAGGCGATCATCGTCGGCTCGTTCGCGATCTTCGCCCTCGGGTTGGACGTCGCCGGGCACGCCTGGCTGCTGCTGATCGTGGCCGTGGTCGACTGCCTGCTGGGGACGGCGTTGGGGCTGTTCCTGTCGGCCTTCGCGGCCACCGAGTTCCAGGCGGTGCAGTTCCTGCCGGCCTTCGTGCTGCCGCAGTTCTTGTTGTGTGGGCTGTTGGTGCCGCGCGAGATGCTGCCCGACGTGCTGCGCTACGCCTCGGACGTGTTGCCGCTGTCGTACGCGGTGGACGCCATGCGGACGATCACGGTGGATGCGAACGGTACCTCCGAGGTGCTGGGGGACATCGGCATCGTGATGGGCTTCGTGGTGGTGCTGATCTCGCTCGGCGCGGCCACGCTGCGCCGCCGCACCCCGTGACTCGACCGGTCCGCTGCCGTCCCACCCACCCGCGGTGATCAGGCAATTCGGGCACGCCGGCGGACAACTCGCGGATCCCGCCCGGTGTCACGTCCCGGCGTGCTCTAGCCTTCACCTCGGGACTCGGGCGGGCGCTCGGATCCGCGAGGAGGGCCGCGATCGTGGATGTGTTGCGTGGTGCGCTGCTCCAGGCGGCGCAGAGCCGGCAGGTGCGCGAGTTGGTCGAGACGACTCCGGTGTCGCGGTCGGTGGTGCGCCGTTATGTGCCGGGAACCGAGGCCGCCGATGCGGTGAATGCCTGTCACGACCTGGTCGGCCAGGGGTTGAACACCACCCTGGACCACCTCGGTGAGGACACCGTCGACATCGCCGCGGCGCGCGCCGTCCGGGATGCCTACCGGGTGGTGCTCGAGGCGCTCTCGGACGCCGGGCTCACCGAGGGTGGGCGCTGCGAGGTCTCGGTGAAGCTGTCGGCGATCGGGCAGGCACTCGGTTCCGACGGCGAGAAGATCGCGCTCGAGCACGCTCACGAGATCTGCGCGGCGGCGGCTGCCGCGGGTACCACGGTGACCCTCGACATGGAGGACCACACCACCGTCGACTCGACGCTGTCGATCCTGCGCGAGCTGCGCCGTGACTACCCCTGGGTGGGCGCGGTGCTGCAGGCCTACCTCTACCGCACCGAAGGTGACTGTGTGGACCTGGCCCACGCCGGGTCGCGGGTGCGGTTGTGCAAGGGCGCCTACGCCGAGCCCGAGTCGGTGGCCTACGCCAGCAAGAAGGACGTCGACCTGGCCTACGTGCGGTGCGCTCGTACCCTGATGGCCGGCGCAGGCTACCCGATGCTGGCCACCCACGACCCGCGACTGATCGACATCGGCAATGCGCTCGCCGTCCAGAACAAGCGGCAGCAGGGGACGTACGAGTTCCAGATGCTCTACGGCATCCGCCCCGAGGAGCAGCGGCGGCTGGCCTCGGACGGCGAGACGATGCGGGTGTACGTGCCGTACGGCACCGACTGGTACGGCTATTTCATGCGGCGGCTGGCGGAGCGTCCGGCGAACGTGTCGTTCTTCCTGCGCTCGCTGTTGACCAAGAGCTGATGTGAACTGACCAGCACGAACCAGCACGAACCAGCAGGGACCAGCACTGGTAAGCACTGGTAAGCATTGACGAGATCTGTTCGGGTAGAGGGGTTTTCGATGGGCGAGCAGATCGCCATCCTGGGTGCCGGCGTGATGGGTGAGACCCTGCTGTCGGGGCTGCTGCGTGCCGGCTGGACCGCGGACGACGTGGTCATCACCGAACGCCGCGCCGACCGGGCCACCGAACTCGGTGAGCGCTACGGGGTTCGGGTGAGTGAGAACGTCGAGGCGGCCGCCGCAGCCGACACCGTCGTGCTGGTGGTCAAACCCCAGGACATCGCCTCGCTGCTGGAGGAGATCGCCGGGGCTCTGCGGCCGGGCACGCTGGTGGTGTGCATCGCGGCGGGCATCTCGACCTCGTTCGTCGAGCAACGGTTGCCCGAGGGTACGGCGGTGGTGCGGGTGATGCCGAACACGCCGGCCATGGTCGATCAGGGCATGGCGGCGATGTCGCCCGGAAAGTACTGCGACACAGCGCATCTGGACCGCGCCCGGGCGATGCTCGAGGCCACCGGCAAGGTGCTGCAGGTCGCCGAGTACCACCAGGACGCGATCACCGCGATCAGTGGCTCGGGGCCGGCGTACATCTTCTACGTGGTCGAGGCGATGATCGAGGCCGGCGTCCTGCTGGGGCTGCCGCGCTCGACGTCCACCGAACTGGTGGTGCAGACCCTCTACGGCGCGGCGACCATGCTCAAGGAGACCGGCGAGCACCCGACCGTGCTGCGCGAGCAGGTGTCGAGTCCGGCCGGGACGACGATGGCCGCCTTGCGTCAGCTCGACGACCACAAGGTGCGGGCGGCATTCCTGACCGCCATGGAGGCCGCGCGCGACCGGTCGCGGGAGTTGTCCTCCGGTTCGGCCGCCGGAGCGCGAGCCGGAACGGGTGATCGCCGATGCACGTCGTCCCACTGATCATCGAACCCGATCCGGACGACGCCGACTGTGCCCTGCCCTGGGTGGACGTCACGATCGCCGGGCGGGTGCAGCGGTGGGTGCTCGACACCGGCGCGGCCCGCAGTCAGCTGCCCAACGACCTCCTCGCGGCGAGCTGGCCTGTGGTGGGTGACCTGTCGTCGTCCGGGGTGTTCGGCGTGGCGTCCCGTCGGCTGGTGCGGGTGCCCGACCTGGTGCTGGGGCCGTTACGCGTGGCCGCGCTGAACGTCACCGTCGCCGGCCCCGGCGGCGAGGGTCTGCTCGGCATGGACGTGCTCGCCTCGTGCCGGTTCGCGGTGCGCCTCGGGGCCGCAGAGCTGGTGCTGGACGCCGACCCGCCGAGCGCCGGCACCCTGCCTCTGGTGGTGGACGCCGCCGCGCACCTCTATGTGACCATCGCCTGGCCGGGGGTGAGTGGGCAGGCCTGTTGGGACAGCG
Protein-coding regions in this window:
- a CDS encoding ABC transporter ATP-binding protein, producing MMKSDGGDPAIRIAGLRVVRGKRTVIEDLTLDIPAGQVVGLLGPSGCGKTTLMRALVGVQQIAGGTVEVLGLPAGTAPLRHRVGYVTQDPSVYADLTIAENLRYFAAVVGTPRSGLGAEVARVLDLVDLADHADSTVQNLSGGQASRVSLAAALVGTPELLVLDEPTVGLDPVLRRDLWAIFRRLADSGVTLLVSSHVMDEAVRCDRLLLMRAGRMLADDTLDGVLAATGAPDVEQAFLALVDRAVDAADAAGEPARGRHAADGAAEVAEESR
- a CDS encoding ABC transporter permease, whose product is MKPSLTMATAARVLRQLRHDHRTMGLLIVAPCVLMGLLAWIYQNTPVFDRIGAPLLGMFPFLVMFLVTSIATLRERQSGTLERLLAMPLGKADLLAGYALAFGLVATVQAIIVGSFAIFALGLDVAGHAWLLLIVAVVDCLLGTALGLFLSAFAATEFQAVQFLPAFVLPQFLLCGLLVPREMLPDVLRYASDVLPLSYAVDAMRTITVDANGTSEVLGDIGIVMGFVVVLISLGAATLRRRTP
- a CDS encoding proline dehydrogenase family protein, which codes for MLRGALLQAAQSRQVRELVETTPVSRSVVRRYVPGTEAADAVNACHDLVGQGLNTTLDHLGEDTVDIAAARAVRDAYRVVLEALSDAGLTEGGRCEVSVKLSAIGQALGSDGEKIALEHAHEICAAAAAAGTTVTLDMEDHTTVDSTLSILRELRRDYPWVGAVLQAYLYRTEGDCVDLAHAGSRVRLCKGAYAEPESVAYASKKDVDLAYVRCARTLMAGAGYPMLATHDPRLIDIGNALAVQNKRQQGTYEFQMLYGIRPEEQRRLASDGETMRVYVPYGTDWYGYFMRRLAERPANVSFFLRSLLTKS
- the proC gene encoding pyrroline-5-carboxylate reductase, whose product is MGEQIAILGAGVMGETLLSGLLRAGWTADDVVITERRADRATELGERYGVRVSENVEAAAAADTVVLVVKPQDIASLLEEIAGALRPGTLVVCIAAGISTSFVEQRLPEGTAVVRVMPNTPAMVDQGMAAMSPGKYCDTAHLDRARAMLEATGKVLQVAEYHQDAITAISGSGPAYIFYVVEAMIEAGVLLGLPRSTSTELVVQTLYGAATMLKETGEHPTVLREQVSSPAGTTMAALRQLDDHKVRAAFLTAMEAARDRSRELSSGSAAGARAGTGDRRCTSSH
- a CDS encoding clan AA aspartic protease, whose translation is MHVVPLIIEPDPDDADCALPWVDVTIAGRVQRWVLDTGAARSQLPNDLLAASWPVVGDLSSSGVFGVASRRLVRVPDLVLGPLRVAALNVTVAGPGGEGLLGMDVLASCRFAVRLGAAELVLDADPPSAGTLPLVVDAAAHLYVTIAWPGVSGQACWDSGSAMTLVDVAFHAAHPELFVPAGSSSGEDATGQRQEVPTAVMHGASVGGLRLAAHRVALVDLSAVTSTSGLATDLLLGYPTLRQAEWWFDVPGRRWAVHA